A segment of the Nocardioides plantarum genome:
AGGCCGGGGGCCAGGGAGTCGCCGGCGGCGCTGAGGTTGGACACGACGGGCTCGAGGTCGCGCAGCTGGGCGAGCAGGTCGTCCTTGCTCGCACGGATCACGCGGGTGCCGACGACGCCGAGGCGGTCGAGCGAGGCCAGCATGCCGACGAGCTCGTCGGTCTGCTGCCCGAGCACGTCGATCGCCGGACCGGTCACGTCGAGGGCGTCCGTGATCGTCTTCTTCTCGCGGTTGAGCGTCGAGGTCAGGTTGTTGAGCGACTCCAGCGCGCGGATGATGTCGGCCTTCTGGTCGTCGAGGGTGCCGACGAAGCGGTCGAGGTTGCCGAGCAGGCTGCGCAGCTCCTTCTCGCGCCCGCTCATGGCAGCGTTGAGCTCGCGGGTGATCGTGCCGAGCTGGGCCACCCCGCCCCCGCTGAGCAGGCTGGCCAGCGCACCGAGGACCTCCTCGACCTCCGGGTTGCGCCCGGTCTGGTCCAGGCCGAGCTTGTCCTTCGGGTTGTCGCCGAGCCGCCCCACGGGGGCGGTGTCGGTGGGCGGCTCCAGGGCGACGTACTTCTCGCCGAGGAGGCTGACCTGGCGGATCTCCGCGATCGCGTTGTCCGGCAGCACGATGTCGTCGCGCACCCGCAGCGTCACCTGGGCGTGCCAGCCCACCCGCTCGACCTCGGTCACCTCGCCGACGGTGACGTCGTCGACCATGACGGGTGAGCGGGGCACCACGTTGAGGATGTCCTCGAACTCCGCGGTCACCTCGTAGGACTCGTCGGCATCGACCGGCGAGCCGGGCAGCGGCAGGTCGTAGGCACCGTCGAAGTCGCACGCGGTCAACCCGGTGGCCAGCAGGACCCCGGTGAGCGCGCCGGCGAGCACCCGGCGCCTCACGAGGCACCTCCGGCGAGGAGCTCGGCGAACGTCGGGGGCTCGTCGCTGGTGAACGCGCCGCCCGACCCGGACTGCGTCGTCGGCTGGGTCGTCGACCGGGTCGCGGTGGTGCCGACCGGGGCCGTGCCGGACCGCGGCGAGCTGCCCGGCACGGAGGGCAGTGCCGGCGGGATGGTGCCGACCTGGCCGGTCACCGGCTCGAGCAGGGCCTCGAAGAGGTCGCAGGCGAGGTCCTTGCTGATCTTGGGGAGGTCGGACTGCTGCACCACCAGGCACAGGAAGCCGTCGGCATCGGCGACGTTGCCGGTGACGCCGATGCGGGAGCCGACCGAGCCTGACTGGGAGTTGTAGGCGAGCACGAGGTTGCCGATGGCGACGGGCGCGACGTCGAGCGCGGTGTCGAGGCTCCCCTTCTCCGAGGCGATGGCGCGTACGACGCGGCTCAGCTTGCGCACGTCGGTGGCCAGCGCCTTGCGGTTGTCCTTGACGAACGAGCGCACGCTCCCGACGGTGTCGGCGACGGCGGCCAGCGTGGCCCGCAGCTCACCGCGCTCGTCGGACAGCTGCTTGCTCACGTCGGCCAGGTCGGACATGAACGCCCGCACGAGCTTGTCGTTGTCGGCCAGCGTCGTGGTGAACTCCGCCAGCTCGCTCACCGTGGCGAACAGGTCCCCGCTGCTGTGGCTGAAGGCCGTCGCGGCCGACGCGAGGTTGCGCAGCATCTCGTTGCCGGCCTTGCCCTGGCCGTCGAGGGCGCCGGCGCCGGCCTTCAGCAGGTGGTTGAGGGTGCCGTCGGCGTTGACCCCGTTGGGTCCCAGCGTGGTGGTGAGGTCGCGCAGGGCGGCGTAGATGCGGTCGAGCTCGACGGGCACGGCGGTCTGGGCCAGCGGCAGGTCGTGGCCGTCGGCCATCACCTTGTCGCCCTTCTTCCAGACCGGGGTCAGCTGCACGAAGCGGTCGGCCACCAGGGTCGGGGTGACGATGACC
Coding sequences within it:
- a CDS encoding MCE family protein codes for the protein MRRRVLAGALTGVLLATGLTACDFDGAYDLPLPGSPVDADESYEVTAEFEDILNVVPRSPVMVDDVTVGEVTEVERVGWHAQVTLRVRDDIVLPDNAIAEIRQVSLLGEKYVALEPPTDTAPVGRLGDNPKDKLGLDQTGRNPEVEEVLGALASLLSGGGVAQLGTITRELNAAMSGREKELRSLLGNLDRFVGTLDDQKADIIRALESLNNLTSTLNREKKTITDALDVTGPAIDVLGQQTDELVGMLASLDRLGVVGTRVIRASKDDLLAQLRDLEPVVSNLSAAGDSLAPGLNLLVSFPFPKEASEIVLGDYANTSIRADINLENFLPPGGVLDDLGLDLPLSAADLDRVTACLRSGSIGSASCRAVLSSLNLLPRLIKRCQTAQWRTKPVCRALGPVGDLVDGLGGLGGLGGRSSGSASSGSSGSSGSSGLPDLPDLGLGRLSSALSSGDPAPRADNDTLFEGATS
- a CDS encoding MCE family protein, which produces MRGLLTTRTAILLIVVLVAVGFLLVDRSNAVEDKTVTAHFDRAVSIYEGSDVKVLGVTVGKVTEVTPEGRSIRVEMSYDGTVDLPADAKAVIVTPTLVADRFVQLTPVWKKGDKVMADGHDLPLAQTAVPVELDRIYAALRDLTTTLGPNGVNADGTLNHLLKAGAGALDGQGKAGNEMLRNLASAATAFSHSSGDLFATVSELAEFTTTLADNDKLVRAFMSDLADVSKQLSDERGELRATLAAVADTVGSVRSFVKDNRKALATDVRKLSRVVRAIASEKGSLDTALDVAPVAIGNLVLAYNSQSGSVGSRIGVTGNVADADGFLCLVVQQSDLPKISKDLACDLFEALLEPVTGQVGTIPPALPSVPGSSPRSGTAPVGTTATRSTTQPTTQSGSGGAFTSDEPPTFAELLAGGAS